From Bombus huntii isolate Logan2020A chromosome 4, iyBomHunt1.1, whole genome shotgun sequence, one genomic window encodes:
- the LOC126864959 gene encoding U6 small nuclear RNA (adenine-(43)-N(6))-methyltransferase, protein MSLRKFMHPRNIYKKIPDFKKLVLLYPEFRDIAIVNLTGKIKIDFKREGTLRVLTEVLLKHDFNLQVKIPPNKLVPTLPLRLNYILWIEDLMKHASFNEMKEVIGIDIGTGAVCIYPLLFAKMYGNQMIATEVDKTSIQTAIEHVKNNNLEDIIKVYKVDERTILKEIIKEDNVYHFTMCNPPFFEIEGSSEKIIKQLPPRNAPTGNEVELTVQGGERAFIIQMIEESMEIKEKAKIYTTMFGRRSNLLFLLKFLKKKGIENSTWTEFCQGHTKRWGLAWSFLPKDVINLTNAPVIRKSGDYIAKLLKEQRPMEIQFPMRHKFASFDDLVNFLEEAMEELHIQIKELNLPIGNFNGWSCQLIADNDTWSHARRKRRLAQRLMNQSVNHDTGQTSVINDITENDTEKLIKNNSGDIVRKNEPLLICNFFAEVIEHEEPENDEVKISMIFEKGIGGKVALETFRQYLINKLDVREYFQKQHERPNKRKRKRLETSKIEINSEQVENLHKNDTESV, encoded by the exons ATGTCGTTAAGAAAGTTTATGCACCCAAGGaatatatataagaaaatacCAGACTTCAAAAAACTTGTTTTGCTGTATCCAGAATTCCGTGATATTGCAATTGTT aattTAACCGGCAAGATAAAGATTGACTTTAAAAGAGAAGGTACTCTGCGAGTACTCACAGAGGTATTATTAAAACATGATTTTAATCTGCAAGTAAAAATACCTCCAAATAAATTAGTACCAACTCTGCCATTACgcttaaattacattttatggaTTGAAGATTTAATGAAACATGCTTCTTTCAATGAAATGAAGGAAGTAATTGGCATAGATATTG GTACTGGAGCAGTGTGTATTTATCCTCTATTATTTGCAAAAATGTATGGAAATCAAATGATCGCTACAGAAGTTGACAAAACAAGTATACAGACAGCTATTGAAcatgttaaaaataataatttggaAGACATAATAAAAG TATATAAAGTGGATGAAAGAACAATattgaaagaaattataaaagagGATAATGTGTATCACTTTACAATGTGTAATCCACCCTTTTTTGAAATAGAAGGATCATCAGAGAAAATTATAAAGCAATTACCACCAAGAAATGCTCCAACTGGAAACGAAGTTGAACTTACAGTTCAAGGTGGTGAAAGAGCATTTATAATACAAATGATTGAAGAAAGtatggaaattaaagaaaaggCAAAAATTTACACCACTATGTTTGGTAGAAGAAGTAATTTACTattcttattaaaatttctaaagaaaaaAGGCATAGAAAACTCAACATGGACAGAGTTTTGTCAAGGTCACACAAAAAg ATGGGGATTGGCTTGGTCATTTTTACCTAAAGATGTTATTAATTTGACAAATGCGCCTGTCATTCGAAAAAGTGGAGATTATATTGCAAAATTACTGAAAGAACAACGTCCAATGGAGATACAATTCCCAATGCGACATAAATTTGCTTCTTTTGACGACCTTGTTAATTTTTTGGAAGAAGCAATGGAAGAGTTACAT atacaaatcaaagaattaaatttgCCAATTGGTAACTTTAATGGTTGGTCGTGTCAACTAATTGCGGACAATGATACATGGTCGCATGCACGTAGAAAACGTCGATTAGCTCAAAGATTAATGAATCAATCTGTGAACCATGACACAGGACAAACATCTGTAATAAATGATATTACAGAAAACGAtacagaaaaattaataaagaataaCTCGGGAGATATCGTGAGAAAGAACGAACCTTTGTTAATATGTAACTTTTTTGCTGAAGTGATAGAACATGAAGAACCTGAAAATGATGAAGTAAAAATATCTATGATCTTTGAAAAAGGAATTGGTGGCAAGGTTGCTTTAGAAACGTTTCGACAGtatttaataaacaaattagatgttagagAATATTTTCAGAAGCAGCATGAAAGACCGAataaaaggaagagaaaacgATTAGAAACAAGtaaaatcgaaataaattcGGAACAAGTCGAAAACTTGCACAAGAATGATACGGAATCTGTTTAA
- the LOC126864955 gene encoding LOW QUALITY PROTEIN: clustered mitochondria protein homolog (The sequence of the model RefSeq protein was modified relative to this genomic sequence to represent the inferred CDS: deleted 2 bases in 1 codon) has product MTLVTQIETTTENGSMKIPLLNGNEKGASTDLKEVVEETGNVSTTAKNVVEKGEVEATKEKGNEKEKEKEEDKNKKNDKSEKEDSDKDAGSEQEILLIQDMGFTVKIICPNAEPFDIQVSSMELVQEIHQLLMDREDTCHRTCFSLQFDGNTLDNFAELKNIEGLKEGSIIKVVEEPYTMREARIHVRHVRDLLKSVDPADAYNGVECSSLSFLNVVTNGDILEKKKSRADSVDCTPPDYIIPGCKDRPLLPLQPQAKEQKCPPCLKVLTTSGWNPPPGHRKLHGDLLYLHVVTLEDKQYYLTACVRGFFLNQSTKEVFNPKPATPSHLCHSLIELLNQLSPAFKRGFTAMQRRRTQRHPFERVAAPYQLYAWCAPQIEHTIDAIRAEDTFSSKLGYEEHIPGQTRDWNEELQTTRELPRKNLPERLLRERAVFKVHSDFVTAATRGAVAVIDGNVMAINPGEEAKMQMFIWNNIFFSLGFDVRDHYKELGGDAAAFVAPKNDLQGLRVYAAIDLPGPYTLGTVVIDYRGYRVTAQSIIPGILEREQEQSVVYGSIDFGKTVISHPKYLELLNKTGQLLKILPHKVINDVGEEVELCSSVECKGIIGNDSRHYVLDLLRTFPPDVNFLKLEGVELSKEARALGFPIEHKHKLACLRQELIDSFVEARYVQFIKHVAFHLQQLTSVRKVQKENETTIKEDKKEELNVVAVDSNKEDSSHTLIETDEAKKIVESITDSITGGEKQELEESTKEVVRSAAAAVGSLREAEFDVRFNPDVFSPGVKHPDPDGPALKKQRQLVQDAADFLLTVQIPTFIRECLDHTAAAMDGSILVEALHGKGINVRYLGKLADMLSTVPQLQYLKRIAVSELILRSAKHIFTFYMQGTELMSLSAAISHFLNCLFSSAQIIHPQQNLEEVWQHLFQLNNINSRNNFLHKSLYNFRFQLQSKTAKRRNKRKGRNNGPQQSEVEWASLTPKSLWQQIKADLKSYYDWEAPCPESLDATIEHFHLQKISLLRNFCIKTGIQILLREYNFENKNRATFFEEDILNIFPVVKHINPRASDAYNFYTTGQSKIQQGYLKDGYELISEALNLLNNVYGAMHPEIAQCLRMLARLNYIMGEHGEALATQQKAVLMSERVNGIDHPYTIIEYIRLALYSFANGQVSVSLRLLYRARYLALLVCGEDHPEVALLDSNISLILHAVGEYELSLRFLEHALALNLRYHGPRSLKVAVSYHLVARTQSCMGDFRAALNNEKETYAIYKQQLGEDHEKTKESSDCLRHLTQQAVVLQKKMNEIYTGKSGVSLPPIQVQPPSMGSVLDMLNVINGILFVQISQQDIENFKAEIEKRQKEQTPDREIKALQNGNKKNEKENKKEEKDNNKKEEKENKKNEKESKKEDKENKKDEKENKKIEKKAEAQKELNKLEENKTVLEPIVAES; this is encoded by the exons CCAGTACTG ATCTAAAGGAAGTTGTAGAGGAAACCGGAAATGTGAGCACGACTGCGAAGAATGTCGTTGAAAAGGGCGAAGTCGAAGCtacgaaagagaaagggaatgaaaaagagaaggagaaagaagaagacaaGAATAAGAAGAATGACAAAAGCGAGAAAGAAGATAGTGATAAGGATGCTGGAAGCGAGCAAGAAATACTTCTCATTCAGGATATGGGATTCACTGTTAAGATCATCTGTCCAAATGCTGAGCCCTTTGATATCCAAGTTTCCAGTATGGAGTTGGTTCAG gAAATCCATCAATTACTCATGGATCGCGAGGACACCTGCCATCGCACATGTTTTTCCCTTCAATTCGATGGTAACACACTGGATAACTTTGCTGAGCTGAAGAATATTGAAGGCCTAAAAGAAGGTTCCATTATTAAAGTTGTGGAAGAACCGTATACAATGCGAGAAGCTCGTATACATGTCAGGCACGTGCGAGATTTATTAAAATCTGTGGATCCTGCGGATGCTTACAATGGCGTCGAATGTAGTagtttatcatttttaaatgTGGTTACTAATGGCGACATCCTTGAGAAGAAGAAGAGCAGAGCAGATTCGGTTGATTGTACTCCACCTGATTATATTATACCTGGCTGTAAAGACAGGCCATTACTACCTCTACAACCTCAAGCCAAAGAACAAAAATGCCCTCCTTGTTTAAAA gTATTAACAACATCTGGGTGGAATCCACCACCCGGTCACAGAAAGCTTCACGGTGATTTATTATATCTACATGTGGTAACGTTAGAAGACAAGCAATATTATTTGACTGCATGTGTCAGAGGTTTCTTCCTCAATCAATCGACAAAGGAAGTATTTAATCCGAAACCAGCGACTCCGAGTCATTTGTGTCATAGTTTAATTGAACTACTGAACCAGCTCAGTCCGGCTTTTAAACGTGGTTTCACTGCTATGCAAAGACGAAGAACGCAGAGACATCCATTTGAACGAGTAGCTGCACCTTATCAACTTTATGCCTGGTGTGCGCCTCAAATTGAACATACAATCGATGCAATACGCGCTGAAGATA CTTTCTCTTCTAAGTTGGGGTACGAAGAACATATTCCCGGTCAAACTCGAGATTGGAACGAGGAGTTGCAAACAACGAGAGAGTTACCTCGTAAGAACTTGCCTGAAAGACTACTTAGAGAACGTGCTGTCTTTAAA GTTCACAGTGATTTTGTCACTGCTGCTACTCGAGGTGCAGTAGCCGTGATAGACGGTAACGTAATGGCAATAAACCCTGGTGAGGAGGCAAAGATGCAAATGTTTATTTGgaacaatattttcttctctcttgGATTCGATGTCAGGGATCATTACAAAGAACTTGGCGGCGATGCAGCTGCTTTCGTCGCGCCTAAAAACGATTTACAAGGTCTTAGAGTATATGCTGCTATTGATCTACCCGGCCCTTATACGCTTGGTACCGTTGTAATCGATTACAG AGGATATCGTGTCACCGCTCAGTCAATCATCCCTGGAATCTTGGAACGCGAGCAGGAGCAATCTGTTGTTTATGGTTCTATAGATTTTGGGAAAACGGTTATCTCGCATCCAAAGTATCTTGAATTG TTGAACAAAACTGGTCaactattaaaaattcttcctCATAAAGTTATCAATGATGTTGGGGAGGAGGTTGAACTTTGCAGCAGTGTAGAATGCAAAGGTATAATCGGAAATGACTCTCGACATTATGTGTTGGATTTATTACGAACTTTTCCTCCTGATGTCAATTTTCTTAAAT TGGAAGGTGTTGAACTGAGTAAAGAAGCTAGAGCTTTAGGTTTTCCAATTGAGCACAAGCATAAATTAGCCTGTCTTCGTCAGGAATTGATTGACTCCTTTGTTGAAGCTAGATACGTGCAATTTATTAAACACGTCGCTTTTCATCTACAACAACTTACATCTGTAAGAAAAGTACAGAAGGAAAATGAAACCACTATTAaa GAAGATAAAAAGGAAGAATTGAATGTCGTTGCAGTGGATAGTAACAAAGAAGATTCTTCTCATACTCTAATAGAAACGGATGAAGCCAAAAAGATCGTGGAAAGTATAACTGACTCTATCACTGGTGGAGAGAAGCAAGAGT tgGAAGAAAGTACAAAAGAAGTAGTTCGCAGTGCAGCAGCAGCAGTTGGTAGCCTACGGGAAGCCGAATTTGATGTCAGGTTTAACCCAGACGTATTTTCTCCGGGTGTTAAACATCCAGATCCAGATGGGCCTGctttaaaaaaacaaagacAATTGGTGCAAGATGCGGCCGACTTTTTACTTACCGTACAAATACCCACTTTT ataCGAGAATGCTTAGATCATACAGCTGCTGCAATGGATGGCAGCATATTGGTAGAAGCTTTACATGGTAAAGGCATCAACGTACGATACCTTGGTAAATTAGCAGACATGTTATCTACTGTTCCACAACTGCAATATCTGAAACGTATTGCTGTTTCGGAACTTATTTTACGCTCGGCGAAAcacatttttacattttatatgcag GGTACAGAATTAATGAGTCTTTCTGCAGCTATTAGTCATTTCTTAAATTGCTTATTCTCTTCTGCACAAATCATTCATCCACAACAAAATCTAGAAGAGGTATGGCAACatttattt caattaaataatatcaatagtcgaaataattttctacataaaagtttatataattttcggTTTCAGCTTCAAAGTAAAACTGCCAAACGACGCAATAAAAGAAAAGGTAGAAATAACGGTCCACAACAGTCTGAAGTGGAATGGGCTTCCTTAACGCCTAAATCTCTTTGGCAACAAATTAAAGCAGATTTGAAGAGTTATTATGATTGGGAAGCACCATGTCCGGAATCGTTGGATGCCACGATAGAACATTTTCACCTTCAGAAAATTTCATTGCTTCGTAATTTCTGTATAAAGACTGGTATTCAAATTTTGTTACGTGAATATAACTTCGAGAATAAGAACAGAGCCACGTTCTTCGAAGAAGATATACTTAATATATTCCCTGTTGTGAAGCATATCAATCCTAGA GCTAGTGATGCatataatttctatacaaCTGGACAAAGCAAAATTCAACAAGGTTATTTGAAAGATGGATATGAACTGATTAGCGAGGCACTCAATTTATTGAATAATGTATATGGTGCAATGCATCCCGAAATTGCACAGTGTCTTAGAATGCTTGCGCGATTGAATTACATAATGGGTGAGCATGGAGAAGCTCTTGCCACTCAACAAAAGGCAGTCCTTATGTCAGAAAGAGTCAACGGTATAGATCATCCATATACTATTATTGAATAT ATCCGTCTAGCCCTATATTCTTTTGCCAATGGCCAAGTCTCTGTGTCACTTAGGTTATTATATAGAGCACGTTATTTAGCCTTACTAGTTTGTGGCGAAGACCACCCAGAAGTAGCACTTCTTGAC AGCAATATTTCATTGATTCTTCATGCTGTCGGAGAATATGAATTGTCGCTCCGATTTTTGGAGCATGCTTTGGCTCTAAACCTTCGATATCACGGGCCACGATCTTTGAAAGTTGCTGTTTCTTATCATCTTGTCGCAAGAACTCAATCTTGTATGGGTGATTTTCGAGCGGCTTTAAATAACGAGAAGGAAACCTACGCTATTTATAAGCAACAGTTAGGCGAGGATCATGAAAAAACCAAAGAGAGTAGCGACTGTTTGAGACATTTAACGCAACAGGCCGTAGTTCTACAGAAAAAGATGAACGAAATTTATACTGGGAAATCCGGTGTAAGCCTACCACCGATTCAGGTGCAACCGCCCAGTATGGGATCCGTACTTGATATGTTGAATGTAATCAATGGTATTCTATTTGTTCAAATCAGCCAACAggatattgaaaattttaaagcGGAAATAGAGAAACGACAGAAAGAACAAACACCTGACAGGGAGATAAAGGCGCTTCAAAATGGAAACAAGAAAAACGAGAAGGAgaataagaaagaagaaaaagacaaTAATaagaaagaggagaaagagaataagaagaacgaaaaagaaagcaaaaaagaagataaagagaataaaaaggacgagaaagagaataagaaaatagaaaagaaagcGGAAGCACAGAAAGAATTGAACAAGTTGGAGGAAAACAAAACAGTGTTAGAGCCAATAGTAGCAGAGAGCTGA